In a single window of the Acyrthosiphon pisum isolate AL4f chromosome X, pea_aphid_22Mar2018_4r6ur, whole genome shotgun sequence genome:
- the LOC107885916 gene encoding uncharacterized protein LOC107885916 has translation MNRHRKIKRFFKDYVNQIYPMMIELLEDELQKSTEKRKRIWTRKWILRRGTHGASVGLLRELASEDVNEYRSFMRMNVEQFQLILQNISDKIQRSDTAMREAISAKDKLQVTLSFLATGNSFRTLTHIFRVPKPSISTFLPEVLDAIYDFLKDYIKVRK, from the coding sequence atgaaTCGTCATcgtaaaataaaacgatttttcaAAGATTACGTAAATCAAATCTATCCGATGATGATAGAATTATTGGAAGATGAGTTACAGAAAAGTACAGAAAAGAGGAAGCGGATTTGGACCAGAAAATGGATCTTACGTCGAGGCACACACGGTGCTTCTGTTGGACTTCTTAGAGAGCTAGCGAGTGAAGATGTTAACGAATATAGATCATTTATGAGGATGAATGTTGAACAATTTCAActgattttacaaaatatctcgGATAAAATTCAACGATCAGACACAGCAATGAGGGAAGCCATATCAGCAAAAGATAAGTTACAAGTAACTTTGTCTTTTTTGGCAACAGGAAATAGTTTCAGAACTCTCACACATATTTTTCGAGTGCCTAAGCCATCGATATCCACATTTCTTCCTGAAGTTTTAGATGCTATTTACGACTTCTTAAAGGATTATATTAAGGtaaggaaataa